GCGCAGGTCGCGGCGCTCGGGCCGTGGCGCTACTCCCGCAACGCGACGACGCTGCACACCGACCGCCGCGTCATGCCGAGCCGTCCTCGTGCCGAGGCGTCCTGGAACTACCGGATGCCGGGCTGCGACGCGAGCTCGTCGGCGGTCCGCGTGAGCTATGCGATGAACCGGCTCCAGCGGCTCGACACCGACCCCCAGTGGTTCGTCACCCTCAACGACGACGGTGACACGATCGATGACAACCGCGTCCTCGCGCGGATGGACTACACCCACCCCGTCTTCACGCCGGAGTCGGTCGCGACGCAGGACCTCCTGCCGGGCCTCAACGACGGCGTCCTCGCGTTCGCGGGGGCGTACCACGGCTGGGGCTTCCACGAGGACGGCTGCCGCTCCGGCGTCGAGGCGGCCGAGAGCCTCGGAGTCCGCTGGTGACCGCCTGCTACGACGTGACGATCCGTCACCAGCGCCACGGCCCGTTCTCGTACGGTCTGGTGTCGGCGGGCGAGGCCTGGCTGGTCGACCTCGACAACCTCCCCCGTCTCCCTCGTGGGCTCGGCTGGCTCGCCGGGTTCCGCGCCGCCGACCACCTCGGCGCCCCGTCGCAGTCGCTGCGCGAGAACCTCGACGCCTGGCTGGCCGAGGAAGGTGTCGAACGCCCGGCCCGGGTGACGATGCTGGCCCAGCCGCGCGTTCTCGGCTACGTGTTCGACCCGCTCACCGTGTTCTCGCTGTACGACCGTCACGGCCGCCGGACCGGCGTCGTCGCCGAGGTGCGCAACACCTACGGCGGGCGGCACTGCTACCTCCTGAGCCCCGACGAGAACGGGACGGCCGAGGTCGACAAGGCGTTCTACGTCTCCCCCTTCAACCCCGTCGAGGGCCGCTACACGATCCGCGTCCCGGAACCGGGTCACGCCCTCACGGTCGTCGTCACGCTGCACCGACCCGACCATCCGCCGTTCACCGCGACGATGACCGGCACCCGCACCGACGGCGCGTCCCTGTGGAGGTCCCTGCGGCGCCCGTGGCGCACCCGCGGCGTCAGCGCGGCCATCCGCTGGCACGGCATCCGGCTCTACCTGATGGGCCTCCGGCCCTACCCCCGAGGAGGACACGCATGACCGCCCTGCACCCCGCTCCGTCCGTCGAGGCCACGGACCTGGTCGTCGACCCGGACCGCTGGCCGCACGTGGCCTCCGTTCCCCGCGGTCGCGTCCGTGCGGCGGCGGCACGGGCGGTCGTGGCTTCCGCCGTACGACGGCTCCCCCTGCGCGTGCAGTGGCCGGACGGCTCGTTCACCGGCGCCGGCGGCGCCGCAGATCCCGTGCTGCGTCTCGTCCGGGCGGACGACTTCCACGCCCGGCTCGGAGCGCGTGGGCTGATCGGCTTTGGCGAGTCGTACATGGCCGGCGACTGGGAGGCCGACGACCTCACCGCCGTGCTGACGGTGCTGGCGGCGCACGCGTCGACGCTCGTCTCCCCGCGGCTCCAGCGGCTGCGCCGCGTCGCGGTCCCGCGACGGGCCAGGGGCGACGCCAACACCCGCGACGGATCGCGCTCGAACATCTCGCACCACTACGACCTGTCGAACGAGCTCTTCGCGGTGTTCCTCGACCCGACGATGAGCTACTCGGCGGCGCTGTTCGCGGCCGAGCCGGAGGGCGCCGCTGCCGGGACGTCGGGGGTCTCCGACGAGCCCTTCGCCGAGGCACAGCGTCGCAAGGTCGCCCGGGTGCTCGACCTCGCCGGTACCGGACCGGGGACACGGCTCCTCGAGATCGGCACCGGCTGGGGCGAGCTCGCCCTGCAGGCCGCCGACCGCGGGGCCGACGTCACGACCATCACGCTGTCGCACGAGCAGGCCGCTCTCGCGCGGGCGAGGCTGCGCGCCGCGGGGCACGGTGAGCGGGTTCAGGTGCTGCTCCAGGACTACCGCGACACCGAGGGTTCGTACGACGCGATCGCCAGCGTGGAGATGATCGAGGCGGTCGGGGCGGAGCACTGGGACGAGTACTTCGCGACGCTCTCCCGCCTGCTCGCACCGGGTGGCCGGGTCGGGCTCCAGGCGATCACGATGCCCCACGACCGGATGCTCGCGAGCCTCGACACGGACACCTGGGTCCTGAACTACATCTTCCCGGGCGGAGCGATCCCGTCGAAGGAGACGATCGCCGAGCGCACGACGGCGGCCGGGATGCGGGTCGCCTCGGAGCTGTCGATGGGCGCGCACTACGCGGAGACGCTGCGGCGCTGGCGTGAGCGCTTCGAGGCCCGGGCCGACGTCGTGGCCGAGCTCGGGTTCGACGCCGTCTTCCGGCGGATGTGGTCGTTCTACCTGGCCTACTCCGAGGCGGGGTTCCGCTCGGGCTACCTCGACGTCGTCCAGTACGGGCTCGAGAAGCCTGTCCACGGTCACTCGGAGGTGTCCCGATGACCTCGAACGCCGAGCGCCTGCGAGACCTCGTCACCCC
Above is a genomic segment from Mumia sp. Pv4-285 containing:
- a CDS encoding DUF1365 domain-containing protein → MTACYDVTIRHQRHGPFSYGLVSAGEAWLVDLDNLPRLPRGLGWLAGFRAADHLGAPSQSLRENLDAWLAEEGVERPARVTMLAQPRVLGYVFDPLTVFSLYDRHGRRTGVVAEVRNTYGGRHCYLLSPDENGTAEVDKAFYVSPFNPVEGRYTIRVPEPGHALTVVVTLHRPDHPPFTATMTGTRTDGASLWRSLRRPWRTRGVSAAIRWHGIRLYLMGLRPYPRGGHA
- a CDS encoding class I SAM-dependent methyltransferase, which codes for MTALHPAPSVEATDLVVDPDRWPHVASVPRGRVRAAAARAVVASAVRRLPLRVQWPDGSFTGAGGAADPVLRLVRADDFHARLGARGLIGFGESYMAGDWEADDLTAVLTVLAAHASTLVSPRLQRLRRVAVPRRARGDANTRDGSRSNISHHYDLSNELFAVFLDPTMSYSAALFAAEPEGAAAGTSGVSDEPFAEAQRRKVARVLDLAGTGPGTRLLEIGTGWGELALQAADRGADVTTITLSHEQAALARARLRAAGHGERVQVLLQDYRDTEGSYDAIASVEMIEAVGAEHWDEYFATLSRLLAPGGRVGLQAITMPHDRMLASLDTDTWVLNYIFPGGAIPSKETIAERTTAAGMRVASELSMGAHYAETLRRWRERFEARADVVAELGFDAVFRRMWSFYLAYSEAGFRSGYLDVVQYGLEKPVHGHSEVSR